One stretch of Arachis duranensis cultivar V14167 chromosome 1, aradu.V14167.gnm2.J7QH, whole genome shotgun sequence DNA includes these proteins:
- the LOC107481892 gene encoding cytochrome c oxidase subunit 6a, mitochondrial gives MATALVRSGLLRTALRGGARNPAAPNRNFASSAHHDDAYETAKWEKITYLGIATCTVLAIYNLSKGHPHHDEPPAYPYMHIRNKEFPWGPDGLFERKHH, from the exons ATGGCGACGGCGCTAGTCCGATCTGGTCTTCTTCGAACCGCCCTACGCGGTGGTGCTCGTAACCCCGCTGCACCTAACCGAAACTTCGCTTCCTCTGCTCATCACGATGATGCAT ATGAGACGGCCAAGTGGGAGAAGATTACATATCTAGGCATTGCTACATGCACTGTTTTGGCCATTTATAATCTGTCAAAGGGACACCCACACCATGACGAACCCCCT GCATACCCATATATGCATATCCGCAATAAAGAATTCCCATGGG GTCCCGATGGTCTATTTGAAAGGAAGCACCACTAG